Proteins encoded within one genomic window of Mycolicibacterium aubagnense:
- a CDS encoding enoyl-CoA hydratase/isomerase family protein, whose protein sequence is MAENEDILVNIENGVGVVTLNRPKAINSLNHVMVTGLADALNTWEHDDSVRAVLLTGAGERGLCAGGDVIALYHSAKAGDDNARTFWHDEYLLNAHIGRYPKPYVSLMDGIVMGGGVGVGAHGNIRVVTEKTKLGMPEVGIGFIPDVGGTYLLSRAPGLIGLHAALTGAPFSGADAIALGFADHFVPQAELPAFKDLVISSDPDAALAKYAIEPPASELLAQRHWIDECYAADTVAQILENLRGHDAAAANDAAALIATRSPIALTVTLEAVRRAAKLPTLEDTLVQEFRVSMASHKSHDFVEGIRAQLVDKDRNPQWSPANVSDCTAADVDAYFVPADPDLTL, encoded by the coding sequence GTGGCGGAAAACGAGGATATCCTAGTAAATATCGAGAACGGCGTCGGCGTCGTCACGCTGAACCGCCCGAAGGCCATCAATTCGCTCAATCATGTGATGGTCACGGGCCTCGCCGACGCGCTCAACACCTGGGAGCACGACGACAGCGTCCGTGCGGTCCTGCTGACCGGCGCCGGCGAGCGCGGCCTGTGCGCAGGCGGCGACGTCATCGCGCTCTATCACAGCGCCAAGGCCGGTGACGACAACGCCAGGACGTTTTGGCACGACGAATACCTGCTCAACGCCCACATCGGCCGTTACCCCAAGCCATACGTCTCGCTGATGGACGGCATCGTGATGGGCGGCGGCGTCGGCGTCGGCGCCCACGGCAACATCCGCGTCGTCACCGAGAAGACCAAGCTCGGCATGCCCGAGGTCGGCATCGGCTTCATCCCCGACGTCGGCGGCACCTACCTACTGTCCAGGGCGCCGGGACTGATCGGTCTGCACGCCGCGCTCACCGGTGCGCCGTTCTCCGGCGCGGACGCCATCGCGCTGGGATTCGCCGACCATTTCGTCCCGCAGGCTGAACTTCCCGCGTTCAAAGACCTGGTCATCAGCTCCGATCCGGACGCGGCACTGGCGAAGTACGCCATCGAGCCACCCGCCAGTGAGCTTCTGGCGCAACGGCATTGGATCGACGAGTGCTACGCCGCCGACACCGTCGCGCAGATTCTGGAAAACCTGCGCGGCCATGACGCCGCCGCGGCCAACGATGCGGCCGCCCTGATCGCCACCCGGTCCCCCATCGCGCTCACTGTCACGTTGGAGGCCGTGCGCCGCGCCGCGAAACTGCCGACGCTCGAGGACACCCTCGTCCAGGAGTTCCGAGTCTCGATGGCGTCGCACAAGTCCCACGACTTCGTGGAGGGCATCCGTGCCCAGCTCGTCGACAAGGACCGCAACCCGCAGTGGTCCCCCGCTAACGTGTCGGATTGCACCGCCGCCGACGTCGACGCCTACTTCGTCCCCGCCGACCCCGATCTGACTCTCTAG
- the purT gene encoding formate-dependent phosphoribosylglycinamide formyltransferase: protein MITIGTPLSPSATKVMLLGSGELGREVLIALQRLGVETIAVDRYPNAPGHQVAHHARTISMTDPDQLKALIEAEKPDLVVPEIEAIATPMLQELEDAGVVRVIPTARAARLTMDREGIRRLAAEQLGVPTSPYQFCDSLAELHAAIEGGIGYPCVVKPVMSSSGKGQSKLDGPDDVAKAWEYAMGGARVTNTRIIVEGFVDFDYEITLLTVRARGADGEVGTQFCEPIGHRQVAGDYVESWQPHPMSAAALANAQQIAQTVTENLGGQGVFGVELFVKGDQVWFSEVSPRPHDTGMTTMITQWQNEFELHARAILGLPVDTSLKSPGASAVIYGGVEAEGIVFDGVDDALQVPGTDLRLFGKPESFRTRRMGVALARAEDVDTARRNAAEAASRVSPRAV, encoded by the coding sequence ATGATCACCATCGGAACCCCTCTGTCGCCCAGCGCGACCAAGGTCATGCTGCTCGGCTCCGGCGAACTCGGTCGCGAAGTACTGATCGCGTTGCAGCGCCTGGGCGTCGAGACCATCGCCGTCGACCGCTACCCGAACGCACCGGGACACCAGGTGGCCCACCACGCCCGGACCATCTCGATGACCGACCCCGACCAACTCAAGGCGCTGATCGAGGCCGAGAAACCGGACCTGGTGGTGCCCGAGATCGAGGCGATCGCGACGCCGATGCTGCAGGAACTCGAGGACGCCGGTGTGGTGCGGGTGATCCCGACCGCACGGGCCGCTCGCCTGACCATGGACCGCGAGGGCATCCGCCGGCTGGCCGCCGAGCAACTCGGGGTCCCGACGAGTCCGTACCAGTTCTGCGACTCACTGGCGGAACTCCACGCCGCGATCGAGGGTGGCATCGGCTACCCCTGCGTGGTCAAACCCGTCATGAGCAGCTCGGGCAAGGGCCAAAGCAAACTCGACGGACCGGACGACGTCGCGAAGGCCTGGGAGTACGCGATGGGCGGGGCACGCGTGACCAACACCCGGATCATCGTCGAGGGCTTCGTCGACTTCGACTACGAGATCACGCTGTTGACCGTCCGTGCCAGAGGTGCCGACGGCGAGGTCGGTACCCAGTTCTGCGAACCCATCGGGCACCGCCAGGTCGCCGGCGACTACGTGGAAAGCTGGCAGCCGCACCCGATGTCGGCTGCTGCCCTGGCCAACGCGCAGCAGATTGCGCAGACGGTCACCGAAAACCTCGGCGGGCAGGGCGTTTTCGGTGTCGAGTTGTTCGTCAAGGGCGACCAGGTCTGGTTCAGCGAAGTGAGCCCACGGCCGCACGACACCGGGATGACCACGATGATCACCCAGTGGCAGAACGAGTTCGAGCTGCATGCCCGCGCCATCCTCGGCCTGCCTGTGGACACCTCGCTGAAGAGTCCGGGGGCCAGCGCAGTGATCTACGGCGGCGTCGAGGCCGAGGGCATCGTCTTCGACGGCGTCGATGACGCTCTCCAGGTGCCGGGCACCGACCTTCGCCTGTTCGGCAAGCCGGAGAGCTTCCGGACCCGCCGGATGGGCGTGGCCCTGGCCCGGGCCGAGGATGTCGACACCGCACGCCGCAACGCTGCCGAGGCCGCGAGCCGGGTCAGTCCGCGCGCGGTCTGA
- a CDS encoding LCP family protein, which yields MSTSEFQRSDSARHRLPARHRRSRLQSLLSTRVGWDTVGRVALALVTAVTVAATGLGWWTVRGVLNGIPTSDALGADAPKSTGGAMNILLIGLDSRKDQQGNDLPQALLDKLHAGDSDNGGYNTNTLILAHISADNQVVAFSIPRDDYVRVTGIPGYDHIKIKEAYGLTKANAMQHLMDKGISDQAELERKSREAGRAATLAAVRNLTGAPIDYFAEVNLAGFYDIAESLGGVEICLNHPVYDDYSGADFPAGRQTLDASQAVAFVRQRHGLDNGDLDRTHRQQAFLISVMHQLQQDGSFSDLGKLNQLIGVAQKDVVLSAGWGQEQFKRMGEIAGGANVQYRTLPVVRYDNINGQDVNIVDPVAVKTEVAKAFGLKPPPGAATTSMPSTSTEPSTLDKAADTTGSKSSTTKPAKTAVIDVINGSDVTGLGRQMSQILGDLDYNMGQTRSSQDGDLSSTAVDFGAGADAEAKHLAELLGIDAVRPDPAVPAGRIHITLGPGYQVPDTLDSVSMAAAKSSNYDTTLPTPESGPPVRANSGIPCVN from the coding sequence CTGAGCACCTCCGAGTTCCAGCGCAGCGACTCCGCCCGCCACCGTCTTCCAGCCCGGCACCGCCGGAGCCGGCTGCAAAGCCTGCTCAGCACCCGCGTGGGCTGGGATACCGTCGGCCGCGTGGCGCTCGCGCTGGTCACCGCGGTAACCGTAGCCGCGACCGGTTTGGGCTGGTGGACGGTGCGCGGCGTGCTGAACGGCATCCCCACGAGTGACGCGCTCGGGGCGGACGCGCCCAAGTCCACTGGCGGCGCGATGAACATCTTGCTGATCGGCCTGGACTCCCGCAAAGACCAACAGGGCAACGACCTGCCGCAGGCGCTGCTGGACAAGCTGCACGCCGGCGATTCGGACAACGGCGGCTACAACACCAACACGCTGATCCTGGCGCACATCTCCGCCGACAACCAGGTCGTCGCGTTCTCCATCCCGCGTGACGACTACGTGCGGGTGACGGGCATCCCCGGCTACGACCACATCAAGATCAAAGAGGCGTACGGCCTGACCAAGGCCAACGCCATGCAGCACCTCATGGACAAGGGCATCAGCGACCAGGCCGAACTGGAGCGCAAGAGCCGCGAGGCCGGACGCGCCGCGACACTGGCCGCGGTCCGCAACCTGACCGGTGCACCCATCGACTATTTCGCCGAGGTGAACCTCGCCGGCTTCTACGACATCGCCGAGAGCCTCGGCGGCGTCGAGATCTGTCTGAACCACCCCGTGTACGACGACTACTCGGGCGCCGATTTCCCGGCCGGCCGGCAGACGCTCGACGCCTCGCAGGCCGTCGCGTTCGTTCGGCAACGCCACGGCCTGGACAACGGCGACCTGGACCGGACCCACCGCCAGCAGGCGTTCCTGATCTCGGTGATGCACCAGCTCCAGCAGGACGGGTCGTTCAGCGACCTCGGCAAGCTGAACCAGCTGATCGGGGTGGCGCAGAAAGACGTCGTGCTGTCAGCCGGTTGGGGCCAGGAACAGTTCAAGCGCATGGGCGAGATCGCCGGCGGCGCCAACGTCCAGTACCGGACCCTGCCGGTGGTCCGTTACGACAACATCAACGGCCAGGACGTGAACATCGTCGACCCCGTGGCCGTCAAGACCGAGGTCGCCAAGGCCTTCGGCCTCAAGCCGCCGCCGGGAGCGGCGACGACGTCGATGCCCAGCACGTCCACCGAGCCGTCCACGCTGGACAAGGCCGCAGACACGACAGGCAGCAAGAGCAGCACGACCAAGCCGGCCAAGACCGCGGTCATCGACGTCATCAACGGTTCCGACGTCACGGGCCTCGGCCGGCAGATGTCGCAGATTCTGGGCGATCTCGACTACAACATGGGCCAGACCCGCAGCTCGCAGGACGGCGATCTCAGTTCGACGGCCGTCGACTTCGGCGCCGGCGCGGACGCCGAGGCCAAGCATCTGGCAGAACTACTGGGCATCGACGCGGTCCGGCCCGACCCTGCGGTGCCCGCCGGCCGCATCCACATCACGCTGGGCCCGGGCTACCAGGTGCCCGACACCCTCGACAGCGTGTCCATGGCCGCGGCCAAGTCGTCCAACTACGACACGACGTTGCCGACGCCGGAATCCGGGCCGCCGGTGCGGGCCAACAGCGGAATCCCTTGCGTCAACTGA
- a CDS encoding alpha/beta hydrolase, with the protein MAKLEEPPSDWWVRRYTFFGTAVGLTFIWLSMTPSLLPRGPLFQGIVSGAAGACGYSFGVFGVWLVRYMRSKDSSPKAPRWAWLVLIGIGVVGQVLAIIWFHVWQDDVRDLMGVPRMSFWDHPLTAVLSVVFLFAFVEFGQLVRKLVLFLVRQLERVAPPRVSGAIAVILVVSLFIAILDGVVARFGMSTINNIFENANNDTDNPAPTSTLRSGGPQSLASWDSLGHQGRVFVKGGPTVDELSNFNGSKAVEPIRAYAGLHSAEGIRATARLAAEELKRTGGLNRKVIAVATTTGTGWINAAEASALEYMYNGDTAIVSMQYSFLPSWISFLVDKENARQAGQELFEAVDEMVRGLPEGKRPKLVVFGESLGSFGGEAPFLSLNNLIARTDGALFSGPTFQNTIWTDLTAQRDAGSPEKLPIYDKGEYVRFVTQPTDLDRPTTAWHHPRVVYLQHPSDPISWFNPDLLFHMPDWLREPRGRDVSPRMEWVPVVTFLQVSADMAVAVDVPDGHGHVFIQDVANAWAAILQPPGWTPEKTERVRPLLARGYSS; encoded by the coding sequence GTGGCGAAACTGGAAGAGCCGCCATCAGATTGGTGGGTTCGCCGCTACACGTTCTTCGGGACCGCGGTCGGACTGACCTTCATCTGGCTGTCGATGACCCCGTCGCTGCTGCCGCGCGGACCGCTGTTCCAGGGCATCGTCAGCGGCGCGGCCGGCGCGTGCGGTTACAGCTTCGGGGTTTTCGGGGTCTGGTTGGTGCGGTACATGCGGTCGAAGGACAGCAGCCCCAAGGCGCCCCGCTGGGCCTGGCTGGTCCTGATCGGCATCGGCGTCGTCGGCCAGGTGCTCGCCATCATCTGGTTCCACGTCTGGCAGGACGACGTCCGGGACCTGATGGGCGTGCCGCGCATGAGCTTCTGGGACCATCCGCTGACTGCGGTGCTGTCGGTCGTCTTCTTGTTCGCGTTCGTCGAATTCGGACAGCTGGTGCGCAAACTGGTGCTGTTCCTGGTGCGCCAGCTGGAACGTGTTGCGCCGCCGCGGGTGTCAGGCGCCATCGCCGTCATCTTGGTCGTCAGCCTCTTCATCGCGATCCTCGATGGCGTCGTGGCCCGGTTCGGCATGTCGACGATCAACAACATCTTCGAGAACGCCAACAACGACACCGACAACCCGGCGCCCACCAGCACGCTGCGCTCCGGCGGCCCGCAGTCACTGGCCTCCTGGGACTCGCTGGGCCACCAGGGACGGGTGTTCGTCAAGGGCGGACCGACTGTCGACGAACTGTCAAACTTCAACGGCAGTAAAGCAGTTGAGCCGATTCGCGCCTATGCCGGCCTGCACTCGGCAGAAGGCATCCGCGCCACCGCGCGACTGGCTGCCGAAGAACTCAAGCGCACGGGCGGACTGAACCGCAAGGTCATCGCGGTCGCGACCACGACAGGCACCGGCTGGATCAATGCAGCCGAGGCGTCAGCCCTGGAGTACATGTACAACGGCGACACCGCGATCGTGTCCATGCAGTATTCGTTCCTGCCCAGCTGGATCTCCTTCCTGGTGGACAAGGAGAACGCCCGCCAGGCCGGTCAGGAGCTGTTCGAGGCGGTTGACGAGATGGTCCGCGGACTACCGGAGGGCAAACGCCCCAAGCTGGTGGTGTTCGGCGAGAGCCTCGGCTCGTTCGGCGGCGAGGCGCCGTTCCTGTCACTCAACAACCTGATCGCCCGAACCGACGGCGCCCTGTTCTCCGGACCGACGTTCCAGAACACGATATGGACCGATCTGACCGCCCAGCGCGACGCGGGCTCCCCCGAGAAGCTGCCCATCTACGACAAGGGCGAGTACGTCCGCTTCGTTACGCAGCCAACAGACCTGGACCGTCCGACCACCGCATGGCACCACCCACGCGTGGTGTACCTGCAGCACCCGTCCGATCCGATCTCCTGGTTCAACCCTGATCTGTTGTTCCACATGCCGGATTGGTTGCGCGAACCCCGTGGCCGCGACGTCTCACCCCGGATGGAATGGGTCCCGGTGGTGACCTTCCTGCAGGTCTCGGCCGATATGGCCGTGGCTGTCGATGTGCCGGACGGGCACGGTCACGTGTTCATCCAGGACGTCGCCAACGCCTGGGCGGCCATCCTGCAACCGCCCGGATGGACACCGGAGAAGACCGAACGAGTGCGCCCCCTGCTGGCGCGCGGCTACTCGAGCTGA
- a CDS encoding lipoprotein LpqV: MQTNVTRAALLTAIALAVLTGCGQDKQAGTAHTPAAELPTQTHEGPAPGAVAVSPGGVTTAVDVPSAATESEFGQACHAAKLWMDAQHADPATLVEPYLRILQQPETRDPGNFNTRWTELTAAQQAGVIMAATSASRGECG; encoded by the coding sequence ATGCAGACCAACGTCACCCGGGCCGCGCTGCTCACCGCCATTGCCTTGGCCGTGCTCACCGGCTGCGGTCAGGACAAGCAGGCGGGAACCGCCCACACGCCGGCCGCCGAGCTGCCCACGCAGACGCACGAGGGCCCGGCACCAGGCGCGGTCGCCGTCTCTCCGGGCGGTGTGACGACTGCCGTCGACGTCCCTTCGGCGGCGACGGAGTCCGAATTCGGCCAGGCCTGCCATGCCGCAAAACTGTGGATGGACGCTCAGCACGCCGATCCGGCGACGCTCGTCGAGCCCTACCTACGCATCCTGCAACAGCCGGAAACACGTGATCCCGGTAACTTCAACACCCGGTGGACCGAGCTCACAGCAGCCCAACAGGCTGGCGTGATCATGGCCGCGACCAGCGCATCCAGGGGCGAATGCGGCTGA
- a CDS encoding enoyl-CoA hydratase, which yields MTFETILVTRDDRVATITLNRPKALNALNSQVMTEVTTAAAELDADPGIGAIIVTGSEKAFAAGADIKEMASLTFADVFSQDFFALWNKFAATRTPTIAAVAGYALGGGCELAMMCDLLIAADTAKFGQPEIKLGVLPGMGGSQRLTRAVGKAKAMDLILTGRNMDAEEAERCGLVSRVVPADKLLEEANAVAKTIAGMSLSASRMAKEAVNRAFESTLAEGLLYERRLFHSAFATDDQTEGMAAFTEKRAPNFTHR from the coding sequence ATGACTTTCGAAACCATCCTGGTCACCCGTGACGACCGCGTCGCCACCATCACCCTGAACCGCCCGAAGGCACTCAACGCGCTCAACAGCCAGGTGATGACCGAAGTCACCACGGCCGCAGCTGAACTCGACGCCGACCCGGGCATCGGCGCCATCATCGTCACCGGCAGCGAGAAGGCCTTCGCCGCCGGCGCCGACATCAAGGAGATGGCGAGCCTCACGTTCGCCGACGTGTTCTCGCAGGACTTCTTCGCGCTGTGGAACAAGTTCGCCGCGACCCGCACCCCCACGATCGCGGCCGTCGCCGGCTACGCGCTCGGTGGCGGTTGCGAACTGGCCATGATGTGCGACCTGCTGATCGCCGCCGACACCGCCAAATTCGGGCAGCCCGAGATCAAGTTGGGCGTGTTGCCCGGCATGGGTGGCAGCCAGCGCCTGACGCGCGCCGTCGGCAAGGCCAAGGCGATGGACCTGATTCTCACCGGCCGCAACATGGACGCCGAGGAAGCCGAGCGCTGCGGCCTGGTGTCGCGCGTCGTCCCGGCCGACAAGCTGCTCGAAGAGGCCAACGCGGTCGCCAAAACGATTGCCGGCATGTCTCTTTCGGCGTCGCGCATGGCCAAGGAGGCCGTCAACCGCGCCTTCGAGAGCACACTCGCCGAAGGTCTGCTGTACGAGCGCCGGTTGTTCCACTCGGCCTTCGCCACCGACGACCAGACCGAGGGCATGGCGGCCTTCACCGAGAAGCGCGCGCCGAACTTCACGCATCGGTAA
- a CDS encoding Bax inhibitor-1/YccA family protein codes for MRESSNPIFRSLPKSQGGYAQFGSGAAGYGAQQTMAQPYTQYPPQQAGFARPLTIDDVVTKTGITLAVLTVSAVVSYFVIMSNLALAGPLAMIGALGGLVMVLIATFGRKQDNPGIVLTYAVLEGMFLGAFSFVMANFAVSGANAGALIGQAILGTFGVFFGMLVVYKTGAIRVTPKFTRMLVAGMFGVLALMLGNLVLGMFGVGGGAGMGLRSGGTIAIIFSLVCIALAAFSFLVDFDAADQMIRAGAPEKAAWGIALGLTVTLVWLYVEILRLLSYFNND; via the coding sequence GTGCGCGAGAGCAGCAACCCGATATTTCGTTCCCTGCCCAAGTCGCAGGGCGGATACGCGCAATTCGGTAGTGGCGCCGCCGGATACGGTGCCCAGCAGACCATGGCCCAGCCATACACCCAATACCCACCTCAGCAGGCCGGTTTCGCCCGCCCGCTGACCATCGATGACGTCGTCACCAAGACCGGCATCACGCTGGCGGTGCTGACGGTCAGCGCGGTCGTTTCGTACTTCGTGATCATGTCCAACCTGGCGCTGGCCGGGCCGCTGGCCATGATCGGCGCCCTCGGCGGCCTGGTGATGGTTCTCATCGCCACGTTCGGCCGCAAGCAGGACAACCCGGGCATCGTCCTCACGTACGCGGTGCTCGAGGGCATGTTCCTCGGTGCCTTCTCGTTCGTCATGGCCAACTTCGCGGTGTCCGGCGCCAACGCCGGCGCCCTGATCGGCCAGGCCATCCTCGGCACCTTCGGTGTGTTCTTCGGCATGCTCGTCGTCTACAAGACGGGCGCCATCCGCGTCACTCCGAAGTTCACCCGGATGCTCGTCGCCGGCATGTTCGGTGTCCTTGCCCTGATGCTCGGCAACCTGGTGCTCGGCATGTTCGGTGTGGGCGGCGGCGCCGGTATGGGCCTGCGCAGCGGTGGCACCATCGCCATCATTTTCTCGCTGGTCTGCATCGCGCTGGCGGCGTTCAGCTTCCTGGTCGACTTCGACGCCGCGGACCAGATGATCCGCGCTGGTGCGCCGGAGAAGGCGGCATGGGGCATCGCGCTCGGCCTGACCGTCACCCTGGTCTGGCTGTACGTCGAAATCCTGCGACTGCTGAGTTACTTCAACAACGACTAG
- a CDS encoding rhodanese-like domain-containing protein: MARASEATGNVLSRVDAILDAARERLVRLSAAEIPAALNRGAVLVDIRPAAQRAVEGEFPGALVVERNVLEWRCDPTSDARLPQATGDDVEWVVLCSQGYTSSLAAAALQDLGLYRATDVIGGYRALVAEGLLGGTAASVLLRAGAWV; encoded by the coding sequence ATGGCCAGGGCGAGCGAAGCGACGGGAAACGTGCTGAGCAGAGTCGACGCGATACTGGACGCCGCCCGGGAGCGGCTGGTCCGGCTATCCGCAGCCGAGATCCCCGCCGCGCTCAACCGGGGTGCCGTGCTCGTGGACATCAGGCCGGCCGCGCAGCGCGCCGTCGAGGGCGAGTTCCCCGGCGCGCTCGTGGTCGAGCGCAACGTCCTGGAATGGCGTTGCGACCCGACCAGTGACGCGCGCCTGCCGCAGGCCACCGGCGACGACGTCGAGTGGGTGGTGTTGTGCTCGCAGGGCTACACCTCGAGCCTGGCCGCCGCGGCACTGCAGGATCTCGGGCTGTACCGGGCCACCGACGTCATCGGCGGGTATCGGGCGCTGGTGGCCGAAGGCCTGCTGGGCGGGACGGCGGCCTCGGTGTTGCTACGTGCCGGCGCTTGGGTCTAG
- a CDS encoding patatin-like phospholipase family protein produces the protein MRVGLVLGSGGARGYAHIGVIDALRERGFDVVGISGSSMGALVGALQAADKLDEFTTWASALTQSAVLRLLDPSLTAAGVLRAEKILATVREIIGPRTIESLPIPYTAVSTDLIAGKSVWLQRGPIDAAIRASIAIPGVIAPHLVDGRLLADGGILDPLPMAPLAAVNADLTIAVSLNASDPAPPVESPSATAELLARMRRSTTSLIDRAAASTLLDGPTARSVLTRFSNAVDSIDHVGDPEVDTEDDNQVPRLGGFEVMNRTIEISQAALMRHTLAAYPPDLLIEVPRTVCRSLEFYRADEVIEIGHELACAALDSLDLRD, from the coding sequence ATGCGGGTCGGACTGGTCCTTGGCAGCGGCGGCGCCCGGGGTTACGCACACATCGGAGTCATCGACGCGCTCCGCGAACGCGGATTCGACGTCGTCGGCATCTCCGGTTCGTCCATGGGTGCCCTCGTCGGCGCCCTGCAAGCCGCCGACAAACTCGACGAATTCACCACCTGGGCCAGCGCCCTCACCCAGAGCGCGGTGCTCCGCCTGCTCGATCCGTCGTTGACCGCCGCCGGAGTCCTCCGGGCGGAGAAGATTCTGGCGACAGTCCGCGAGATCATCGGCCCGCGGACCATCGAGAGCCTGCCGATCCCGTATACCGCCGTCTCGACCGACCTCATCGCCGGAAAATCGGTCTGGCTGCAGCGCGGCCCCATCGATGCCGCGATCCGGGCCTCCATCGCGATCCCCGGCGTCATCGCCCCACACCTCGTGGACGGCCGGCTCCTGGCCGACGGCGGCATCCTGGACCCGCTGCCCATGGCACCCCTCGCGGCGGTCAACGCCGACCTGACCATCGCGGTCAGCCTCAACGCCAGCGACCCCGCTCCCCCGGTGGAGTCGCCCAGCGCCACCGCCGAGCTGTTGGCCCGGATGCGCCGCAGCACAACGTCATTGATCGACCGGGCCGCGGCAAGCACTCTGCTCGACGGCCCGACAGCGCGGTCGGTGCTCACCCGCTTCAGCAACGCGGTCGACAGCATCGACCACGTGGGCGACCCCGAGGTCGACACCGAAGACGACAACCAGGTGCCGCGGCTCGGCGGCTTCGAGGTCATGAACCGCACCATCGAAATCTCGCAGGCCGCGTTGATGCGGCACACCCTGGCGGCGTACCCACCCGATCTGCTGATCGAGGTTCCGCGCACGGTGTGCCGCAGCCTGGAGTTCTATCGCGCCGATGAAGTCATCGAGATCGGGCACGAATTGGCTTGCGCCGCACTCGATTCCCTTGATCTCCGCGATTAG
- a CDS encoding cysteine dioxygenase, which yields MSVLTDFSVSRPNSLAPTRLRLADLLHATDRCADDVLSGRYDRLLPADGLPLEERWYRRLYGDDELDLWLISWVPERSTELHDHGGSLGALTVVSGALEETRWDGRRLRQRTLEAGDQAAFPLGWVHDVVRAGGGQPTASHPTLSVHAYSPPLTAMSYYDVTDSQKLRRVYTELTDTPEGD from the coding sequence ATGTCCGTCCTGACAGATTTTTCTGTTTCTCGTCCCAATTCCCTGGCGCCGACCCGATTGCGCCTGGCCGACCTGCTGCATGCCACCGACCGGTGCGCAGACGACGTCCTGAGCGGCCGCTACGACCGGTTGTTGCCCGCCGACGGCCTGCCGCTCGAAGAGCGCTGGTACCGCCGGTTATACGGCGACGACGAACTGGACCTCTGGCTGATCAGCTGGGTTCCCGAGCGCAGCACCGAGCTGCACGACCACGGCGGATCGCTGGGCGCCCTGACCGTGGTGTCCGGAGCGCTCGAGGAAACCCGCTGGGACGGCCGTCGGCTGCGCCAACGCACCTTGGAGGCCGGTGACCAGGCGGCGTTCCCGCTGGGGTGGGTCCACGACGTGGTGCGGGCAGGCGGTGGGCAGCCGACGGCGTCGCATCCCACCTTGAGCGTGCACGCCTACTCGCCGCCGCTGACCGCCATGTCGTACTACGACGTCACCGACAGCCAGAAGCTGCGTCGCGTCTACACCGAACTCACCGACACACCCGAGGGGGACTGA
- a CDS encoding patatin-like phospholipase family protein, whose amino-acid sequence MTKRALVLAGGGIAGIAWETGVLQGIADEAPEIAAAVRNADVVLGTSAGSAVGAQLGSALSISELFERQIAAESAEISPGVNIEVVLTVFVEAMSAGNGAARAQQLQRLGKAAAAAETVDPAVRRDVIERRLPSHDWPDHDLRITGVDIDTGELVVFTRESGVSLVDAVEASCAVPAAWPVVTIGGRRFMDGGMGSSVNMIAVKDCDSAVVLVPAPSDSPSPFGAGPGADVRSFAGSACAIYADDASLAAFGIDPLDPACRIPSAQAGRAQGHRVAAEVAAFLA is encoded by the coding sequence ATGACCAAGCGTGCGCTCGTGTTGGCAGGTGGCGGGATCGCCGGAATTGCCTGGGAGACCGGCGTCCTGCAGGGAATCGCCGACGAAGCCCCCGAGATCGCGGCGGCGGTCCGGAATGCCGACGTGGTGCTGGGCACGTCGGCGGGCTCGGCGGTCGGTGCACAGTTGGGTAGTGCGCTGAGCATCAGCGAGCTGTTCGAACGCCAGATCGCCGCCGAATCGGCGGAGATCAGCCCCGGTGTCAACATCGAAGTCGTCCTGACCGTGTTCGTCGAGGCGATGTCCGCCGGCAACGGCGCTGCCCGGGCGCAGCAGTTACAGCGTCTGGGGAAAGCAGCGGCCGCCGCGGAGACCGTCGACCCCGCCGTGCGCCGCGACGTCATCGAACGCCGGTTGCCGTCGCACGATTGGCCCGACCATGACCTGCGCATCACCGGCGTGGACATCGACACCGGTGAGCTGGTGGTGTTCACTCGCGAGTCGGGAGTTTCCCTGGTCGACGCCGTCGAGGCCAGCTGTGCGGTGCCTGCGGCCTGGCCGGTCGTGACCATCGGCGGGCGACGGTTCATGGACGGCGGCATGGGCAGCAGCGTCAACATGATCGCGGTCAAGGACTGTGACAGCGCCGTCGTCCTGGTCCCGGCGCCCTCGGACTCGCCGTCACCGTTCGGAGCGGGTCCCGGCGCGGACGTCAGAAGCTTTGCGGGCAGCGCCTGCGCCATCTACGCCGACGACGCGTCCCTCGCAGCCTTTGGAATCGATCCGCTGGATCCGGCCTGCCGCATTCCGTCGGCGCAGGCAGGCCGGGCGCAGGGCCACCGCGTAGCGGCCGAGGTTGCCGCGTTCCTGGCCTAA